In Halostagnicola kamekurae, the following are encoded in one genomic region:
- the dgoD gene encoding galactonate dehydratase: MEIIDYELFEVPPRWVFLKLETDTGLVGWGEPIVEGHARTTITAVEEIIDNYLLGKDPLEIERHWQAMYRGRHFRGGPILMSSMAGVDQALWDIKGKHYGAPVYDLLGGRARDRILTYQWIGGDTPEEMREAAETAVNNGYTTLKMAANSQIRRIDSPEVVEEITNRLAGVRDEVGNNINIAVDFRGRVTKGMAKWVASKLDPYDPMFYEEPVLPEHFDVLPRIESHTKTPLASGERLYSRWEFQQTLANSQVDIIQPDPSHAGGITEVKKIADAAEAADIAVALHCALGPIAFASCLHIAVATPNAFVQSQNLDIHDHNQNDLLAYLLDPGVFGFENGYVDAPDAPGLGIDIDESFVREQADTQFDWQNPIWYHDDGSIAEW; encoded by the coding sequence ATGGAAATAATCGACTATGAACTGTTCGAAGTGCCTCCCCGGTGGGTGTTCCTTAAGCTTGAGACCGACACTGGATTGGTCGGGTGGGGAGAACCGATCGTCGAAGGACATGCGCGAACGACGATTACGGCAGTCGAGGAGATCATAGACAATTACCTTCTCGGGAAGGATCCTCTCGAGATCGAACGCCATTGGCAGGCGATGTACCGCGGTCGTCATTTCAGGGGGGGTCCCATTCTCATGAGCTCGATGGCCGGTGTCGATCAGGCACTTTGGGATATTAAGGGCAAGCACTATGGCGCACCCGTGTACGACCTTCTCGGTGGCAGGGCCCGAGACCGGATCCTTACGTATCAGTGGATTGGCGGCGATACACCCGAGGAGATGAGGGAAGCCGCGGAAACGGCGGTCAACAACGGATACACCACCCTCAAAATGGCGGCGAACTCTCAAATTCGCCGAATCGACTCCCCAGAGGTTGTCGAGGAGATTACGAACCGTCTTGCTGGCGTTCGTGATGAGGTAGGGAATAACATTAATATCGCTGTTGACTTCCGCGGACGAGTAACAAAGGGAATGGCCAAGTGGGTAGCATCGAAGCTAGATCCGTACGATCCGATGTTCTATGAGGAGCCGGTACTCCCCGAACACTTCGATGTTCTCCCACGGATCGAGTCACACACAAAGACGCCCCTTGCCTCCGGCGAGCGCCTGTACTCGCGCTGGGAGTTCCAGCAGACCCTCGCGAACAGCCAGGTGGATATCATCCAACCGGATCCGTCGCACGCTGGCGGTATCACCGAAGTCAAGAAAATTGCCGACGCTGCCGAAGCCGCCGATATCGCTGTCGCACTTCACTGTGCACTCGGTCCGATAGCCTTCGCCTCGTGTCTTCATATCGCGGTCGCTACTCCGAATGCGTTCGTTCAAAGCCAGAATCTCGATATCCACGATCACAATCAGAATGATCTCCTCGCTTACCTTCTCGACCCGGGTGTATTCGGATTTGAGAACGGCTACGTCGACGCACCTGATGCGCCCGGACTCGGTATCGATATCGATGAATCGTTCGTACGGGAGCAGGCCGATACACAATTCGACTGGCAGAACCCAATCTGGTACCACGACGACGGTAGTATCGCCGAGTGGTAG
- a CDS encoding IclR family transcriptional regulator, which translates to MANNTSSGRQLKTLTTAFELIDIIQQQNGMSIESLAKEMDLAQSTVHGYVKTLTNNGYLVYEDGKYHIGLEFLNKGGYARMRKPEYDLIISKLEGLAEQTGERVQFIVEENGRGYYIHTSIGQNAVQVDAHIGKVVHLHASSAGKAILAHLSEDRVKQILNQWGTPTYTQHTITSYEELLEELSTIRDRGYSISDQESISGLRAIGAPIRSQSSGQPLGAISLSGPAHRLKGEWFEQEIPDIVLAVVNEIELDLEYQ; encoded by the coding sequence ATGGCCAATAATACGTCTTCCGGCCGTCAACTCAAAACTCTCACGACTGCTTTTGAACTGATTGACATTATCCAGCAGCAAAACGGTATGTCGATTGAATCTCTTGCAAAAGAGATGGACTTAGCACAAAGTACTGTTCATGGATATGTGAAAACTCTCACGAATAATGGATACCTCGTCTATGAGGACGGGAAGTACCACATTGGATTGGAATTTTTGAATAAAGGTGGTTATGCTAGGATGAGAAAACCGGAGTATGATTTGATCATATCGAAATTGGAGGGATTAGCAGAACAGACTGGCGAACGCGTCCAATTTATTGTTGAAGAAAATGGGAGAGGTTACTATATTCACACATCTATCGGACAAAATGCTGTCCAGGTAGATGCACATATTGGGAAGGTAGTCCACCTTCATGCGAGCTCTGCAGGAAAAGCCATTCTTGCCCATTTATCAGAGGATCGCGTAAAGCAGATACTCAACCAGTGGGGAACTCCGACATACACTCAACATACGATTACCAGTTACGAAGAATTACTAGAAGAGCTGAGTACTATCCGGGATAGAGGATATTCAATTAGCGACCAAGAATCGATTAGTGGTCTTCGAGCAATTGGGGCACCAATCCGTTCCCAAAGTAGTGGTCAGCCACTTGGGGCAATTAGTCTCTCAGGCCCGGCCCATCGGCTCAAAGGAGAATGGTTTGAACAAGAGATTCCAGATATTGTTCTTGCAGTCGTAAACGAAATAGAACTCGATCTGGAGTATCAGTAA
- a CDS encoding IclR family transcriptional regulator, with translation MTNKEDTTVKATATSVRLIEVLLEHNGATITELDDQVAFSKSTIHNHLDTLKQLGFVIRDNWTYRVSLRFLQIGGITRNRHPLYRASATEVRQLSTASRLVASLVVVERKTGICLCTAAREKADEPPIEMGDTLPLHCTAPGKALLAAMSPEDVDAIIDQNGLSEYTGNTLTSRSDLDEELQDIRSRGIAFDREEWQEDVRGIAAVIDDSQSQLGAISVVSSADTMSGKRFQQDIPGLVISSANRIQKRIRSQ, from the coding sequence ATGACTAACAAAGAAGATACGACAGTGAAAGCGACTGCTACCAGTGTGCGTCTAATTGAAGTGCTCCTCGAACACAATGGTGCGACGATCACTGAACTCGATGACCAAGTAGCGTTTTCGAAAAGTACCATCCACAATCACCTAGATACGCTCAAACAGCTGGGTTTCGTGATTCGCGATAACTGGACCTATCGAGTTAGTCTTCGCTTCCTCCAAATAGGCGGAATCACGCGAAATCGCCATCCGCTCTATCGAGCGAGTGCCACGGAGGTTCGTCAGCTTTCGACAGCGTCACGACTGGTCGCAAGTCTGGTCGTAGTGGAACGCAAGACGGGAATCTGCCTGTGCACAGCGGCAAGAGAAAAAGCAGACGAACCTCCCATCGAAATGGGCGACACCCTTCCATTACACTGTACTGCGCCCGGAAAGGCACTTCTTGCGGCGATGAGTCCAGAAGATGTAGACGCAATCATTGATCAAAACGGCTTGTCGGAGTATACGGGGAACACGCTGACGAGCCGGTCGGATCTAGACGAGGAACTACAGGACATTCGATCTCGCGGGATTGCTTTCGACCGAGAGGAGTGGCAGGAAGATGTCCGGGGAATCGCTGCGGTCATCGATGATTCTCAAAGCCAATTGGGAGCGATCAGTGTTGTGAGTTCTGCTGATACAATGTCCGGGAAGCGGTTCCAACAGGATATCCCGGGGTTAGTCATTAGTTCGGCAAATAGGATTCAGAAGAGGATTCGATCTCAATAG
- a CDS encoding tyrosine-type recombinase/integrase, producing MDLALEGTIDISREIAYRDRAIVVLLAGAGVRGAELFRDPRDDDRNGVTWGDIDLENHSLEVFGKSRQYERVGLPSAAQDALQRYRRIADPPIDDWPIFPTNHAPSKYAAYRDAVEEDPDADVAIDDALRSAQVPPPALTKAGGRSVMKRLTKEASINLENGEYLKPHGARRALGAELYEKGHSELAQSALRHKSIETTHESYSDIQAKDVADGIDEVRE from the coding sequence GTGGATCTCGCCCTTGAGGGTACGATCGATATATCTCGCGAAATCGCCTATCGCGACCGGGCGATCGTGGTCCTGCTCGCTGGCGCCGGCGTTCGTGGCGCTGAACTGTTCCGGGATCCGCGTGATGACGATCGGAACGGGGTGACCTGGGGCGATATCGATCTCGAGAACCACTCGCTTGAGGTGTTCGGCAAATCCCGCCAGTATGAACGCGTTGGTCTTCCGTCAGCCGCTCAAGACGCACTTCAGCGATACCGTCGCATTGCAGATCCGCCGATCGATGACTGGCCGATCTTTCCTACTAATCATGCTCCCTCGAAATATGCAGCGTATCGCGATGCAGTTGAGGAGGATCCAGATGCAGATGTAGCTATCGACGATGCCCTTCGAAGCGCTCAGGTTCCGCCGCCAGCACTAACGAAGGCCGGTGGTCGATCAGTGATGAAGCGACTGACGAAAGAGGCTAGTATCAACCTAGAGAATGGTGAGTATCTGAAACCCCATGGTGCGAGACGAGCGCTTGGAGCTGAACTCTATGAGAAGGGCCACTCCGAACTCGCCCAATCAGCACTTCGGCACAAATCCATCGAAACGACCCATGAATCGTACTCCGATATCCAGGCCAAAGATGTTGCTGACGGGATTGATGAGGTACGAGAGTGA